A genomic window from Rhodococcus sp. KBS0724 includes:
- the trpB gene encoding tryptophan synthase subunit beta has protein sequence MTSRTQGPVFKGGNLPPASAGLAERTTHEPDTGGHFGVYGGRHVPEALMAVIEEVTAEYEKARSDDAFLNELDRLQRDYTGRPSPIFEATRMSEYAGGARIILKREDLNHTGSHKINNVLGQVLLAKRMGKTRIIAETGAGQHGVASATACALLGLECVIYMGAVDTERQALNVARMRLLGAEVVSVETGSRTLKDAINEALRDWVSHADDTYYCFGTAAGPHPFPTLVRDFQRVIGLEARAQVQALTGRLPDAVTACVGGGSNAIGIFHPFIDDLSVRLVGYEAAGDGVETGRHAATFAGGTPGAFQGAYSYLLQDEDGQTIESHSISAGLDYPGVGPEHAYLNDIGRATYEPVTDSEAMDALLLLSRREGIIPAIESAHAVAGALRLGKELGEGAIIVVNLSGRGDKDMDTAASWFGLFDDADQSAGQNNTEGSDK, from the coding sequence GTGACTTCACGTACTCAGGGACCAGTCTTCAAGGGCGGCAATCTGCCGCCGGCCAGTGCCGGACTTGCCGAGCGCACTACTCATGAGCCGGACACCGGAGGGCATTTCGGTGTCTACGGCGGACGGCACGTGCCCGAGGCGCTCATGGCGGTTATCGAGGAAGTTACCGCCGAATACGAGAAGGCCCGCAGCGACGACGCTTTCCTGAACGAACTCGATCGACTGCAGCGCGATTACACCGGCCGTCCGTCGCCGATTTTCGAAGCAACGCGTATGAGCGAATATGCCGGCGGCGCTCGCATCATCCTCAAGCGTGAAGATCTGAACCACACCGGTTCTCACAAGATCAACAACGTTCTCGGTCAGGTACTTCTGGCCAAGCGCATGGGTAAGACACGCATCATCGCCGAGACCGGGGCGGGACAGCACGGCGTCGCCTCGGCCACCGCGTGCGCGCTGCTCGGACTCGAGTGTGTGATCTACATGGGTGCCGTCGACACCGAACGTCAGGCCTTGAACGTCGCCAGGATGCGTCTGCTGGGCGCCGAGGTCGTCTCGGTCGAAACCGGTTCGCGCACACTCAAGGATGCGATCAACGAAGCTCTCCGCGATTGGGTTTCCCACGCGGACGACACCTATTACTGTTTCGGTACCGCTGCCGGTCCACACCCGTTCCCGACCCTCGTGCGCGATTTTCAGCGGGTCATCGGTCTCGAGGCTCGCGCTCAGGTTCAGGCCCTGACCGGTCGCCTTCCCGACGCCGTCACCGCTTGTGTCGGTGGCGGTTCCAACGCCATCGGCATCTTCCACCCCTTCATCGACGATCTCTCGGTTCGGCTGGTGGGTTACGAGGCAGCCGGCGACGGCGTCGAAACCGGTAGGCATGCAGCAACATTCGCCGGCGGAACGCCTGGTGCATTCCAAGGCGCGTACTCGTACCTGCTGCAGGACGAAGACGGCCAGACAATCGAATCGCATTCCATCTCTGCAGGTTTGGACTATCCGGGTGTCGGTCCGGAACATGCGTATCTCAACGACATCGGTCGGGCGACGTACGAACCCGTCACCGATTCCGAGGCAATGGATGCGCTCCTTCTGCTCTCACGACGCGAAGGCATCATCCCGGCCATCGAATCCGCGCACGCGGTCGCCGGCGCGTTGCGCCTCGGCAAGGAACTCGGTGAAGGCGCCATCATCGTCGTCAACCTGTCCGGTCGTGGTGACAAGGACATGGATACCGCCGCGAGCTGGTTCGGTCTTTTCGACGATGCCGACCAGAGTGCAGGCCAGAACAACACGGAAGGCTCGGACAAGTGA
- a CDS encoding TIGR02234 family membrane protein yields the protein MSEQASSTGTDSPTPRSGRSTTVLTTLLLGLAAVALWGSSRMTWVQVTSSDGKTLARTTDLDGGTWAAAMTPLALTLLAAVAASFAVRGWAVRVVGLLVGLVGVAVAIPAVQLLVSGADADRAADLAELSSHLEEVSAESSVLPPLLALVGAVAALAAGVLLMRKPKARAGLSSKYDNPAARREAAAKLGQGNKESADEPVTQRMLWDALDAGEDPTLDADGEKPDADGDEPGSDADGNEPGKDSRS from the coding sequence GTGAGCGAACAGGCTTCGAGCACCGGCACCGACTCGCCGACACCTCGTTCGGGGCGCAGCACCACGGTGCTGACCACGCTTCTGCTGGGTCTCGCCGCCGTTGCGCTGTGGGGAAGCTCACGGATGACGTGGGTACAAGTAACCTCCAGTGACGGTAAGACATTGGCGCGCACCACGGATCTCGACGGTGGCACCTGGGCGGCGGCGATGACTCCGCTGGCTCTCACGCTGCTTGCCGCTGTTGCGGCGTCGTTCGCGGTCCGCGGGTGGGCGGTCCGAGTAGTCGGCCTGTTGGTGGGATTGGTCGGCGTCGCTGTAGCAATTCCAGCGGTGCAACTCCTGGTTTCGGGAGCGGATGCGGACCGTGCCGCAGATCTTGCCGAACTGTCCTCGCACCTCGAAGAGGTTTCCGCCGAGTCGTCGGTGTTACCGCCGCTGCTTGCCCTCGTGGGAGCAGTTGCCGCGCTGGCTGCCGGTGTTCTGCTCATGCGAAAGCCCAAGGCGCGCGCCGGCCTCTCGTCGAAGTACGACAACCCCGCAGCGCGCCGCGAGGCAGCGGCCAAGCTCGGGCAGGGAAACAAGGAATCGGCCGACGAGCCTGTGACACAACGGATGCTGTGGGACGCGCTCGACGCCGGCGAAGATCCGACGCTCGATGCAGACGGCGAGAAACCTGACGCTGACGGCGATGAGCCGGGCTCTGACGCTGACGGCAATGAGCCGGGCAAGGATTCACGATCGTGA
- the trpA gene encoding tryptophan synthase subunit alpha, which produces MSERPSRLASTFAACKAENRAALVGYLPAGYPTVSESIDVFKTMVDGGCDIIEVGVAYSDPVMDGPTIQRAAETALSNGVRLRDIFTVVEQISSVGGKAVVMTYWNPVMQYGIDKFSRDLAAAGGLGLITPNLIPDEAADWMEASEKHHLDRIFLVAPSSTEERLAMTLEASSGFVYAASTMGVTGARDAVSSMAPELTARIRAHSDIPVGVGLGVRSGVQAAEIAAYADAVIVGSALVSAVENGLGAVRTLTEELAEGVRSANVAS; this is translated from the coding sequence GTGAGCGAACGACCATCACGCCTCGCATCCACTTTTGCGGCATGCAAGGCGGAAAACCGGGCTGCGCTCGTCGGATACCTGCCCGCGGGCTATCCGACGGTCTCCGAATCCATCGACGTCTTCAAGACGATGGTCGACGGCGGCTGCGACATCATCGAGGTCGGGGTCGCGTACTCCGATCCGGTGATGGACGGGCCGACCATCCAGCGTGCCGCTGAAACCGCCCTCAGTAACGGCGTCCGCTTGCGCGACATTTTCACCGTCGTCGAGCAGATCAGCTCGGTCGGCGGCAAGGCAGTTGTCATGACGTACTGGAACCCGGTCATGCAGTACGGCATCGACAAGTTCTCCCGCGACCTCGCTGCTGCCGGCGGACTCGGCCTGATCACTCCCAACCTCATTCCCGACGAGGCCGCCGACTGGATGGAAGCTTCCGAGAAGCACCACCTCGATCGGATCTTCCTCGTTGCACCTTCGTCCACCGAAGAGCGTCTGGCAATGACACTCGAGGCGAGTAGCGGGTTCGTGTACGCGGCCTCCACGATGGGCGTGACCGGAGCCCGCGACGCTGTGTCGTCGATGGCACCGGAACTGACTGCACGGATTCGTGCGCATTCCGATATCCCGGTCGGTGTCGGGCTCGGCGTTCGCTCCGGCGTGCAAGCGGCAGAAATTGCCGCCTACGCCGACGCGGTGATCGTCGGATCCGCGCTGGTCTCGGCTGTGGAGAACGGACTCGGAGCTGTCCGCACCCTCACCGAAGAACTCGCTGAAGGTGTCCGCTCGGCTAACGTGGCGTCGTGA
- the trpC gene encoding indole-3-glycerol phosphate synthase TrpC gives MTVLDSILDGVRADVAAREAVLDFAAVKAAAATAPPALDAVAALLEPSIGVIAEVKRASPSKGALADIADPAELAAAYQAGGARIISVLTEERRFHGSLADLDAVRKAVTIPVLRKDFIVGPYQIHEARAHGADVILLIVAALEQQALASLIDRTESLGMTALVEVHTEEEANRALEAGAKVIGVNARNLKTLEVDKNTFGQIAPGLPTETIKIAESGVRGTADLLAYAGAGADAVLVGEGLVTSGDPRKAVADLVNAGAHPSCPKPSR, from the coding sequence ATGACCGTACTCGACTCGATTCTCGACGGGGTGCGCGCTGATGTCGCCGCCCGCGAAGCCGTACTCGACTTCGCTGCAGTCAAGGCTGCCGCGGCCACTGCACCCCCCGCTCTCGATGCTGTAGCGGCACTTCTGGAACCGAGCATCGGCGTCATCGCCGAGGTGAAGCGAGCAAGCCCGTCCAAGGGTGCGCTCGCCGACATCGCAGACCCCGCCGAGTTGGCGGCTGCCTATCAGGCAGGCGGCGCTCGAATCATCAGCGTTCTCACCGAAGAACGTCGCTTCCACGGATCGCTCGCCGATCTTGATGCCGTCCGCAAAGCCGTCACCATTCCGGTGCTGCGCAAGGACTTCATCGTCGGTCCGTACCAGATTCACGAGGCACGCGCGCACGGTGCCGACGTCATCCTCCTGATCGTCGCTGCACTCGAGCAGCAGGCATTGGCCTCACTGATCGATCGCACCGAATCCTTGGGAATGACAGCGCTGGTCGAGGTGCACACCGAGGAAGAGGCCAATCGCGCGCTGGAGGCAGGCGCCAAAGTTATCGGCGTCAACGCTCGCAACCTCAAGACTCTCGAGGTCGACAAGAACACCTTCGGTCAGATCGCCCCCGGCCTGCCGACCGAAACCATCAAGATTGCCGAGTCCGGGGTTCGCGGCACCGCCGATCTGCTGGCGTACGCAGGCGCAGGCGCCGACGCCGTCCTGGTTGGTGAAGGCCTCGTGACCAGCGGTGATCCGCGTAAGGCCGTTGCCGATCTGGTCAACGCCGGAGCGCATCCGTCCTGCCCTAAACCGTCGCGCTGA
- the lgt gene encoding prolipoprotein diacylglyceryl transferase, giving the protein MTSTVELLAYIPSPPQGVWYVGPVALRAYALCIIAGIIVAIVWGDRRWVARGGEKGTVLDIAVWAVPFGLIGGRLYHVLTDWPQYFGEGGTPIDALKVWNGGLGIWGAVFLGGVGAWIGCRRRGIPVAALGDAIAPGVLLAQAIGRFGNYFNQELYGRETTVPWGLEIFHRVNSSGQTDALSGVSTGVVEKVVHPTFLYEALWNVLIVIALVVVDRRFKIGHGRLFALYVAGYCAGRFFVELMRDDPAYELAGIRVNSFTSVIVFVAAVAYFLLAKKGREDPSELKSKDYVENTPLDNTPLDNTAVENTASDTSDGGTDSTDGVGASKVADSAGADGKPNVDLKKPDKQ; this is encoded by the coding sequence GTGACGTCAACTGTTGAACTACTGGCCTACATTCCCAGCCCGCCACAAGGTGTCTGGTACGTCGGACCCGTAGCACTGCGTGCCTACGCGCTCTGCATCATCGCCGGAATCATCGTCGCCATCGTCTGGGGCGATCGGCGTTGGGTCGCGCGAGGCGGCGAGAAGGGCACCGTTCTCGATATCGCAGTCTGGGCCGTGCCGTTCGGCTTGATCGGTGGCCGGCTGTACCACGTGCTCACCGACTGGCCGCAGTATTTCGGTGAAGGCGGCACACCGATCGACGCACTCAAAGTGTGGAACGGTGGCCTCGGAATCTGGGGCGCGGTCTTCCTCGGCGGTGTCGGCGCGTGGATCGGGTGCCGCAGACGTGGAATCCCGGTCGCGGCGCTCGGTGACGCCATCGCGCCTGGTGTGTTGCTCGCGCAGGCAATAGGCCGGTTCGGCAACTACTTCAACCAGGAGTTGTACGGCCGCGAGACCACAGTGCCGTGGGGCCTGGAGATCTTCCACCGCGTGAACTCGTCAGGTCAGACCGACGCGTTGTCCGGTGTCTCCACCGGTGTCGTCGAGAAGGTCGTGCATCCCACGTTCCTGTACGAGGCCTTGTGGAACGTCCTCATCGTCATTGCGCTTGTTGTGGTCGACCGTCGATTCAAGATCGGTCATGGGCGTCTGTTTGCTCTCTATGTGGCGGGCTACTGCGCCGGGCGGTTCTTCGTCGAACTCATGCGCGACGATCCGGCATACGAACTGGCAGGTATTCGTGTCAACTCCTTCACCTCGGTGATCGTGTTCGTGGCGGCCGTTGCGTACTTCCTGCTGGCGAAGAAGGGTCGTGAAGATCCTTCCGAACTGAAGTCGAAGGACTACGTCGAGAACACGCCTCTCGACAACACGCCTCTCGACAACACGGCTGTCGAGAACACAGCTTCGGATACTTCCGACGGTGGGACCGACTCGACTGACGGTGTCGGAGCGTCGAAGGTTGCTGATTCAGCCGGCGCAGACGGAAAACCGAACGTTGATCTGAAGAAGCCGGACAAACAATGA
- a CDS encoding NINE protein — protein sequence MPDLNKNPDPAQSGDSSGSQSAVPPQFGSPFDYEATADASLSETTAPTEKTPSTETTGTGPGWDTYAGMGNGPGWGSHPIYPPPAGTEPTTAFSAASDPTAANPTAAYPVAEPAPPNYEPPTYQQPFQQQSYPPPADGPVYGVPADQSANPYAAPPVQGYTAPPQTPGYGQQQPYAQPYGFVDPSAPFGRDPFTGQPLSDKSKVTAGLLGILLGAFGAGRFYLNQPGTAIAQIAVTWLTCGIGGIWPLIDGIMMLTGSVKDKYGRPLRS from the coding sequence TTGCCTGACTTGAACAAGAATCCGGATCCCGCACAGTCGGGGGACTCCTCGGGCTCGCAGTCTGCGGTTCCCCCGCAGTTCGGCTCACCTTTCGACTACGAGGCAACCGCTGATGCTTCCTTGAGCGAAACCACGGCGCCGACGGAGAAGACTCCGTCAACCGAAACGACGGGCACCGGACCTGGCTGGGACACCTATGCGGGAATGGGTAACGGCCCGGGCTGGGGGAGCCATCCGATTTATCCGCCGCCGGCGGGGACGGAGCCCACCACTGCTTTCTCGGCTGCGTCGGATCCGACGGCTGCGAACCCGACGGCCGCGTACCCGGTTGCGGAACCCGCGCCGCCGAATTACGAGCCGCCGACTTATCAGCAGCCGTTTCAGCAGCAGAGCTATCCGCCGCCCGCCGACGGTCCGGTGTACGGCGTCCCCGCTGACCAGAGCGCAAATCCATATGCAGCGCCGCCGGTTCAGGGGTACACCGCTCCGCCGCAGACGCCCGGTTACGGGCAGCAGCAGCCCTACGCGCAGCCGTACGGTTTTGTCGACCCGTCGGCGCCGTTCGGTCGTGATCCATTCACCGGACAGCCCTTGTCTGACAAGTCGAAGGTGACGGCCGGTCTACTCGGTATTCTGCTCGGCGCATTCGGCGCCGGTCGGTTCTATCTCAATCAGCCCGGTACTGCGATTGCACAGATTGCGGTTACCTGGTTGACGTGTGGAATCGGTGGTATCTGGCCCTTGATCGATGGAATCATGATGCTGACAGGCAGTGTGAAGGACAAGTACGGGCGACCACTCCGCAGCTGA
- the gltB gene encoding glutamate synthase large subunit, with the protein MLFSQMPGPQGLYNPDQEADSCGVAVVADIYGRRSHSIVRDGLSTLRKLSHRGAIGADSATGDGAGILVQLPVELLRATTDFVLPDVNGRGENRFAAGICFLPQAVRPRRRAIERIERCAYSVGLSVLGWRDVPVDSGVLGAAATVCAPYVSQCFVADTQAGSGGIALDRRVLLLRKRAERITPDVADEGSGVYFPSFSARTMVYKAMVTPSQLTQFYPDLVDERMCSALAVVHSRFSTNTFPSWTLAQPFRFVAHNGEFNTIVGNRNWMRAREPQLRSELFGGALDGLTSICTPGVSDSASFDEALELLSLGGRSVPHSVVMMIPAAWEQDASMSAELRAFYQFHACLMEAWDGPASVTFSDGTVVGAVLDRNGLRPGRWWRTRAGRVVLSSESGVFDVPPADVIAKGRLEPGRMFLLDTSQQRIVPDDEIKAELAGAAPYGRWLDANLTLVGDIPDPPRARGDPEVLIEHQQVFGYTEEDLSVVLTPMAATGHEPVGSMGTDTPLAVLSERPRLLYDYFVQLFAQVTNPPSDAIREEVVTTLSVVLGSEQNLLDPNESSCSRTLVHRPVVSGAELAEITRVSAVPVTTLHGVFDIAGGGSGLAVALDRLRDEASAAVDAGCHILVISDRRWDRAHAPIPSLLAVAAVHHHLVRTRQRSKVSLIVETGDAREIHHCAVLLGYGAAVVHPYLALESVAECGLDGVDSCTAATRYLDAANQGVLKVMSKMGISTVQSYTGAQVFEAIGLSAQLVGEYFCGTTSKLGGIGLAEIAEDVLVRHAAALAGRRQLDFGGEYHYRRDGEMHVFTPESVFFLQHATRSGRADVFRRYSDEVDRSGAQGGTLRGLLGFRTGVRPAICIDDVEPAEAILRRFNTGAMSYGSLSAEAHETMAIAMNSMGGRSNSGEGGEDPDRLYDRARRSAVKQVASGRFGVTSDYLVSASDIQIKMAQGAKPGEGGQLPGSKVYPWIARTRYSTPGVGLISPPQHHDIYSIEDLAQLIYDLRQANNRARIHVKLVSAVGVGTVAAGVVKAHADVVLISGHDGGTGAAALTSIEHAGTPWELGLAETQQTLVLNGLRERVVLQCDGGMRTARDIVVAALLGAQEYGFSTAPLIAAGCVMMRVCHLDTCPVGVATQNPELRARFTGRPEYVTSFFRFIADDVREILAEIGFHSLEEAVGRADMLMPCTETGNRKSRHLDLAPLLSVPVPLRCGVAGAERPRVGDLNTMLVERAADALHNATLVRIDCPVHTGDRAVGTALGAEATRRYGAPGLPDNTIVVRLHGTAGQSLGAFLPRGITLDLTGDANDYVGKGLSGGRIALHPDADVGFRPEEQVIAGNTLLYGATAGELFARGRVGERCAVRNSGADAVVEGAGDHACEYMTGGRVVILGATGRNLAAGMSGGIAFLLDADPSNVNLTSVTLQEPTPDDLQWLNMMITAHVEWTRSCVGARLLAHWSCESGRFTKVMPVDYERVIEAQGLAGADVAEPGDILTETASA; encoded by the coding sequence ATGCTGTTTTCTCAGATGCCTGGTCCGCAGGGGTTGTACAACCCCGATCAGGAAGCAGATTCGTGTGGTGTCGCCGTTGTCGCTGACATCTACGGCAGACGCTCTCATTCGATCGTGCGAGACGGCTTGTCTACGCTGCGCAAGCTGTCCCATCGAGGCGCCATCGGAGCGGATTCCGCCACCGGTGACGGAGCGGGGATACTTGTTCAGTTGCCCGTCGAATTGCTGAGGGCGACCACAGACTTCGTGTTACCAGATGTAAACGGGCGTGGTGAGAATCGGTTTGCGGCCGGTATCTGCTTTCTTCCCCAGGCGGTGCGGCCCCGGCGACGTGCAATCGAGCGGATCGAACGGTGTGCATATTCGGTGGGATTGTCGGTACTCGGTTGGCGAGATGTTCCCGTCGATTCGGGGGTCTTGGGCGCTGCGGCAACGGTCTGTGCGCCGTATGTCAGTCAGTGTTTTGTCGCGGACACGCAGGCAGGCTCGGGCGGGATCGCTTTGGATCGCCGTGTCCTCTTGTTGCGTAAGCGGGCGGAACGGATCACGCCTGACGTTGCAGACGAGGGTTCCGGCGTCTACTTTCCGTCGTTCTCGGCGCGAACGATGGTGTACAAGGCGATGGTGACGCCGTCTCAGTTGACGCAGTTCTACCCGGATCTGGTGGACGAGCGGATGTGCAGCGCACTAGCCGTCGTGCACAGCAGGTTCTCGACCAACACGTTTCCGTCATGGACGCTGGCGCAACCGTTCAGATTTGTCGCACACAACGGTGAGTTCAATACCATTGTGGGAAACCGAAATTGGATGCGGGCGCGCGAGCCGCAACTACGGAGTGAACTCTTCGGTGGTGCTCTGGATGGGCTGACATCGATCTGCACCCCGGGGGTGTCGGATTCTGCGTCGTTCGACGAGGCACTCGAGTTGTTGTCCCTCGGCGGGCGAAGTGTGCCACATTCGGTCGTGATGATGATTCCCGCTGCCTGGGAACAGGATGCGTCGATGTCGGCAGAACTGCGGGCGTTCTATCAATTTCATGCGTGCCTGATGGAGGCATGGGACGGGCCGGCCTCAGTGACGTTCAGTGACGGAACCGTGGTTGGAGCCGTCCTCGACCGCAATGGGCTACGGCCAGGGCGCTGGTGGCGCACTCGGGCGGGCCGGGTCGTATTGTCCAGCGAGAGTGGTGTGTTCGATGTGCCGCCGGCTGACGTGATCGCCAAGGGGCGACTCGAACCCGGTCGAATGTTTCTGCTGGACACCTCGCAACAGCGAATTGTTCCCGACGACGAGATCAAGGCCGAGTTGGCGGGTGCGGCGCCTTACGGGCGCTGGCTCGACGCAAACCTCACCCTGGTCGGCGACATACCTGATCCCCCTAGAGCCCGTGGCGACCCAGAGGTGTTGATCGAGCATCAGCAGGTTTTCGGATACACGGAGGAAGACCTCAGTGTGGTTCTGACGCCGATGGCCGCCACAGGCCACGAGCCGGTGGGGTCGATGGGAACCGACACGCCACTCGCGGTGCTCTCCGAGCGTCCCAGACTGCTGTACGACTACTTCGTTCAACTGTTTGCGCAGGTCACCAATCCGCCGTCGGATGCGATCCGCGAGGAAGTTGTCACCACGCTATCGGTGGTTCTGGGCTCCGAACAGAATCTCCTCGACCCGAACGAATCGTCGTGTAGCCGAACCCTGGTGCACAGGCCAGTTGTGTCCGGGGCCGAACTGGCGGAGATCACCCGCGTATCCGCGGTGCCTGTGACGACGCTGCACGGTGTGTTCGACATCGCCGGCGGCGGAAGCGGCCTGGCAGTGGCGCTCGACAGGCTCCGCGACGAGGCCAGCGCGGCGGTGGACGCCGGGTGTCACATCCTGGTCATCTCCGATCGAAGGTGGGACCGTGCCCACGCGCCGATTCCGTCGTTGCTCGCGGTTGCCGCAGTTCATCACCATCTCGTTCGGACGCGTCAGCGAAGCAAGGTCTCGTTGATCGTCGAGACCGGTGATGCTCGGGAGATTCATCACTGCGCAGTGTTGCTCGGCTACGGCGCTGCTGTTGTCCACCCGTATCTGGCGCTCGAATCAGTTGCGGAATGTGGCCTCGACGGGGTGGATTCATGTACTGCGGCGACGCGTTACCTGGATGCGGCTAATCAAGGCGTGCTCAAGGTGATGTCGAAGATGGGGATTTCGACTGTCCAATCGTACACCGGTGCACAGGTATTCGAGGCTATCGGGCTGAGTGCACAACTTGTCGGCGAGTATTTCTGTGGCACAACCAGCAAGCTCGGTGGCATAGGCCTGGCGGAGATTGCCGAGGACGTGTTGGTGCGCCATGCCGCCGCGCTGGCGGGTCGACGCCAACTCGACTTCGGCGGCGAATACCACTATCGCCGAGATGGTGAGATGCACGTTTTCACACCGGAATCGGTGTTCTTCCTTCAGCATGCCACACGATCAGGGCGCGCCGACGTGTTCCGTCGGTACAGCGACGAGGTCGATCGCAGCGGAGCGCAGGGCGGAACCCTGCGAGGGCTTCTCGGTTTCCGAACCGGAGTTCGGCCCGCAATCTGCATCGACGACGTGGAGCCTGCCGAGGCGATTCTGCGCCGATTCAACACCGGCGCCATGAGTTACGGTTCCTTGTCCGCGGAAGCCCACGAGACGATGGCAATCGCGATGAATTCCATGGGCGGGCGATCCAATTCGGGGGAGGGCGGCGAGGATCCGGATCGCCTGTACGACCGCGCACGTCGTAGCGCCGTGAAACAAGTTGCCAGTGGTAGGTTCGGCGTGACCAGCGATTATCTGGTCAGTGCCAGCGATATTCAGATCAAGATGGCGCAGGGAGCCAAGCCGGGTGAAGGTGGACAACTGCCGGGCAGCAAGGTGTATCCGTGGATTGCCCGGACTAGATATTCGACGCCGGGCGTCGGCCTCATCTCGCCGCCGCAGCATCACGACATCTACTCGATCGAGGACCTCGCCCAGCTGATCTACGATCTGCGCCAGGCCAACAACAGGGCCAGGATTCACGTCAAACTCGTCAGCGCCGTCGGCGTCGGAACCGTCGCAGCAGGCGTTGTCAAAGCGCATGCCGACGTCGTGCTGATTTCCGGCCACGACGGTGGTACCGGTGCGGCTGCGTTGACGTCGATCGAGCATGCCGGGACGCCATGGGAGCTCGGGCTCGCGGAAACTCAGCAGACGTTGGTGCTCAACGGGTTACGCGAGAGGGTCGTACTCCAATGCGACGGTGGCATGCGCACGGCACGCGATATTGTCGTGGCAGCGTTACTCGGCGCGCAGGAATATGGATTCTCGACGGCGCCGTTGATCGCAGCCGGTTGCGTCATGATGCGAGTGTGTCATCTCGACACCTGCCCGGTCGGGGTTGCGACGCAGAATCCGGAACTGCGCGCGCGGTTCACCGGACGTCCCGAGTACGTCACGAGTTTCTTCCGCTTTATCGCCGACGATGTGCGGGAGATACTGGCCGAGATCGGATTCCACAGTCTCGAGGAGGCAGTGGGTCGCGCCGACATGCTCATGCCCTGCACCGAAACCGGCAATCGGAAGAGTCGTCATCTGGACCTGGCGCCGCTCCTGTCGGTTCCGGTCCCGCTACGGTGCGGCGTCGCCGGCGCTGAGCGGCCCCGCGTCGGTGATCTCAACACGATGCTGGTCGAGCGTGCAGCAGACGCACTCCACAACGCGACCCTCGTTCGGATCGACTGCCCCGTCCACACCGGGGACAGGGCAGTGGGTACGGCACTCGGCGCCGAGGCGACCCGGAGATACGGGGCACCAGGACTGCCGGACAACACCATTGTCGTGCGACTGCACGGAACCGCCGGTCAGTCACTTGGTGCGTTCCTACCGAGAGGGATCACACTCGACTTGACCGGCGACGCCAATGATTATGTGGGAAAGGGTCTTTCGGGAGGTCGGATAGCACTCCACCCCGATGCTGATGTCGGCTTTCGGCCCGAAGAGCAGGTGATTGCCGGCAACACGCTCTTGTACGGTGCCACGGCCGGAGAACTGTTTGCGCGCGGCCGGGTGGGGGAGCGGTGTGCTGTGCGCAACTCCGGCGCCGACGCAGTGGTCGAAGGAGCCGGTGATCACGCGTGTGAGTACATGACCGGCGGCCGGGTAGTGATTCTCGGGGCAACCGGCCGAAATCTTGCAGCGGGAATGTCGGGTGGTATCGCATTTCTACTCGACGCGGATCCGAGCAACGTGAACCTCACCTCGGTGACGTTGCAAGAACCGACGCCTGACGATCTCCAGTGGTTGAACATGATGATCACCGCTCATGTCGAATGGACGAGGTCCTGCGTCGGGGCTCGCCTGCTTGCACACTGGTCGTGTGAGTCCGGGCGATTCACCAAGGTGATGCCGGTGGACTACGAGCGAGTAATCGAGGCACAAGGACTGGCAGGGGCTGACGTTGCGGAGCCCGGCGACATTCTGACGGAGACGGCCAGTGCCTGA